One window of the Candidatus Chryseobacterium colombiense genome contains the following:
- a CDS encoding nuclear transport factor 2 family protein, translated as MEQKHPLPPFTLETAMEKVQLAEDAWNSQDPERISKAYTVDSEWRNRDQFVNGRDEIVKFLSTKWERELNYKLKKEYWAHTENRIAVRFEYEYQTKEGNWFRAYGNENWEFDENGLMRKRFASINDLAIKEEDRKFK; from the coding sequence ATGGAACAGAAACATCCACTTCCGCCTTTTACCCTTGAAACAGCAATGGAAAAAGTTCAGTTAGCAGAAGATGCCTGGAACAGTCAGGATCCTGAAAGAATTTCCAAAGCGTACACTGTAGACAGCGAATGGAGAAACAGAGATCAATTTGTCAACGGCAGAGATGAAATCGTAAAATTTCTTTCTACAAAATGGGAACGCGAACTGAATTACAAGCTGAAAAAGGAATATTGGGCACATACAGAAAACCGTATCGCCGTTCGTTTCGAATATGAATATCAAACCAAAGAAGGCAACTGGTTCAGAGCCTACGGAAACGAAAATTGGGAATTTGATGAAAACGGTTTAATGAGAAAAAGATTCGCAAGTATTAATGATTTAGCGATAAAAGAAGAAGACAGAAAGTTTAAATAA
- a CDS encoding transketolase family protein, producing MKFTYTEKKDTRSGFGAGLAELADKNPNVVALCADLIGSLKMEKFIEKAPERFFQVGIAEANMIGLAAGLSITGKIPFTGTFANFSTSRVYDQIRQSVAYSNKNVKICASHAGLTLGEDGATHQVLEDIGMMKMLPGMTVINTCDYNQTKAATLAIADFEGPVYLRFGRPVVPVFIPEDMPFEIGKGIMLQEGTDVTIVATGHLVWESLIAADELEKEGISCEVINIHTIKPLDEEIILKSVEKTGKIVTAEEHNYLGGLGESIAGMLARKRPTRQEFVAVNDTFGESATPAELMKKYKIDSTAVKEAVKRILDK from the coding sequence ATGAAATTTACATATACAGAAAAAAAAGATACACGTTCAGGATTCGGTGCCGGATTGGCTGAACTTGCAGATAAAAACCCTAATGTTGTAGCCCTTTGCGCAGATCTTATCGGTTCTTTAAAAATGGAAAAATTCATTGAAAAAGCACCGGAAAGATTCTTCCAAGTGGGTATTGCAGAAGCAAACATGATCGGTCTTGCTGCAGGGCTTAGTATTACAGGAAAAATTCCTTTTACAGGAACTTTTGCCAACTTCTCCACTTCAAGAGTATACGACCAAATCCGTCAATCTGTTGCCTATTCAAATAAAAATGTAAAAATCTGTGCTTCTCACGCAGGTCTTACGTTGGGAGAAGATGGTGCCACTCACCAAGTTTTGGAAGACATCGGTATGATGAAAATGCTTCCTGGAATGACGGTAATCAATACTTGTGATTACAACCAGACCAAAGCTGCAACTTTGGCTATTGCTGATTTTGAAGGTCCTGTTTATCTTAGATTCGGAAGACCTGTAGTTCCTGTTTTTATTCCGGAAGATATGCCTTTCGAAATCGGAAAAGGAATTATGCTTCAGGAAGGAACTGATGTAACGATTGTTGCAACAGGCCATCTTGTTTGGGAATCTTTAATTGCTGCAGACGAACTTGAAAAAGAAGGTATCTCTTGTGAAGTGATCAACATCCACACCATTAAACCTTTGGATGAAGAAATCATCTTAAAATCTGTTGAAAAAACAGGTAAAATCGTAACGGCTGAAGAACACAATTATCTTGGTGGTTTAGGTGAATCTATTGCCGGAATGTTAGCTAGAAAAAGACCTACAAGACAGGAGTTTGTTGCAGTAAACGATACTTTCGGAGAGTCTGCTACACCTGCTGAACTGATGAAGAAATATAAAATTGATTCAACTGCTGTGAAAGAAGCGGTGAAAAGAATTTTAGATAAATAA
- a CDS encoding TetR/AcrR family transcriptional regulator: MSSPKERIISTTFELFAKQGYNSTGINQIISEANVARASFYQYFKSKEDLCVEFLNVRHDYWFNELYHFTSNQKDIKSKIISSFDFLIHMNQKEDFRGCSFLNILSEIPLDNVKILNVIQSHKRDLKNYFSELMDDKDLSDHVYLLFESSIVESQVFRSNKLIEKSKKIITNLIN, translated from the coding sequence ATGTCATCACCAAAAGAAAGAATTATCAGTACAACATTTGAACTTTTTGCAAAACAAGGATATAATTCCACCGGAATCAATCAGATTATTTCTGAAGCAAATGTGGCAAGAGCAAGCTTCTATCAGTATTTTAAGTCTAAGGAGGATTTATGTGTTGAATTTTTAAATGTAAGACATGATTATTGGTTTAATGAATTATATCATTTTACATCAAACCAGAAGGATATAAAATCTAAAATTATTTCATCCTTCGATTTTTTAATACATATGAATCAAAAAGAAGATTTCAGAGGCTGCAGCTTCCTGAACATCTTATCTGAAATTCCTCTGGATAATGTGAAAATTTTGAATGTTATCCAGAGTCATAAAAGAGACTTAAAAAATTATTTTTCTGAACTAATGGATGACAAAGATCTTTCGGATCATGTGTATCTACTTTTTGAAAGCAGTATTGTGGAAAGCCAGGTGTTCAGATCAAATAAATTAATAGAAAAATCAAAAAAAATAATCACCAATTTAATTAACTAA
- a CDS encoding sodium:solute symporter, producing MNSGTILLLFVFIYFMGLLVISYFTSRNSDNQSFFIGNKKSKWWLVAFGMIGTSLSGVTFISVPGTVGKMTGSEYIYGGFEYYMMVIGFFIGYFIVAAILLPLYYKMNLTSIYTYLGKRFNVEAHKIGSIFFIISRAIGATARLYLVVNVLQIFLLEGLGVPFWLTALVLLLMVLLYTFEGGVKTIVITDTLQTSFMIISLVACIVYILSHLNLSFGEAYTILEQKNYTHFINFDPNSKTFFLKTILGGIFITIAMTGLDQEMMQKNISVDNLKNSKKNMLTFAGTLLIVNLAFLFLGGLLYLFAIQNGAEYGQIAGDPITNIFGFKDSAGEIKNIMGDDLFPALSLQGHFPMIISVIFIIGLISALFPSADGALTAVTSSYCVDLLNLNEDKNKTEKEKKKLRMKVHLTFTIVFFILIMIFKALNDKSIVYLIMEIAGYTYGPLLGLFAFGIFTKFQISKKYSILAVTILAPLVTYLINYLITTYTDYRIGVELIVLNGLLTFIGLWLVRHKSYLKIVD from the coding sequence ATGAATTCAGGAACTATCCTTTTACTATTTGTTTTTATATACTTCATGGGTCTTTTGGTGATTTCTTATTTTACAAGCCGAAACTCCGATAATCAATCATTTTTCATTGGAAATAAAAAAAGCAAATGGTGGCTGGTTGCCTTCGGAATGATCGGAACAAGTTTGAGCGGAGTAACTTTTATTTCCGTACCGGGAACTGTCGGAAAAATGACCGGAAGTGAATATATCTACGGTGGTTTTGAATACTATATGATGGTAATCGGATTTTTCATCGGGTATTTCATTGTAGCCGCAATACTGCTTCCATTGTATTATAAAATGAATCTTACTTCAATTTACACGTATTTAGGAAAAAGATTCAATGTTGAAGCTCATAAGATCGGGTCTATCTTTTTTATCATATCAAGAGCCATTGGAGCGACGGCAAGATTGTATTTGGTGGTGAATGTTTTGCAGATTTTCTTACTGGAAGGATTGGGAGTTCCGTTTTGGTTAACAGCTCTGGTTCTTTTATTGATGGTTCTTTTATATACTTTTGAAGGAGGTGTAAAGACAATTGTAATTACAGATACGTTACAAACTTCTTTTATGATTATAAGTCTGGTTGCCTGTATCGTTTACATCTTATCCCATTTAAATTTATCTTTCGGCGAAGCGTACACTATTTTAGAGCAGAAAAACTATACACATTTTATTAATTTCGATCCGAATTCAAAAACATTTTTCCTGAAAACAATCTTAGGGGGAATCTTCATTACGATCGCCATGACAGGACTGGATCAGGAAATGATGCAGAAAAATATCTCTGTCGACAATCTTAAAAATTCTAAGAAAAACATGTTGACATTTGCAGGAACTTTACTTATTGTAAATCTTGCTTTCCTGTTTTTAGGTGGTCTCCTTTATCTTTTCGCCATACAGAACGGTGCTGAATACGGACAAATTGCAGGAGATCCAATTACCAATATTTTCGGGTTTAAGGATTCCGCGGGTGAGATCAAAAACATCATGGGAGACGATCTTTTCCCTGCTCTATCACTTCAGGGACATTTCCCGATGATTATTTCAGTAATTTTCATTATTGGATTGATTTCAGCATTATTCCCTTCCGCAGATGGTGCTTTAACAGCCGTTACAAGTTCATATTGTGTTGATCTTTTAAACCTTAATGAAGATAAAAACAAGACTGAAAAAGAGAAAAAAAAGCTTCGTATGAAAGTGCATTTAACTTTCACAATTGTTTTCTTTATTTTAATTATGATTTTCAAAGCATTAAATGATAAGTCAATTGTTTATCTGATCATGGAAATTGCCGGATATACATACGGACCGCTTTTAGGCCTTTTTGCCTTTGGTATTTTCACCAAGTTTCAGATTTCAAAAAAATATTCGATTCTTGCCGTCACTATTTTGGCTCCGCTTGTTACCTATCTGATCAATTATTTAATAACCACGTACACAGATTACAGAATAGGTGTTGAACTTATTGTTCTTAACGGGCTCCTTACTTTTATCGGATTGTGGCTGGTAAGACATAAATCTTATTTGAAAATCGTTGATTAA
- a CDS encoding GNAT family N-acetyltransferase translates to MIEVKQNNDEKHGNFEAFIDGNHAGLMTYTWAGEERFIIDHTEVEEAYNGKGVGKEMLLAAVDFARKNKKTIIPLCPFAKASFQKHEELQDVLVNQTQAQ, encoded by the coding sequence ATGATTGAAGTAAAGCAAAACAACGACGAAAAACACGGAAATTTTGAAGCATTCATAGACGGAAACCACGCAGGACTGATGACCTACACCTGGGCCGGAGAAGAAAGATTTATCATAGATCATACTGAAGTAGAAGAAGCATACAACGGAAAAGGCGTTGGTAAAGAAATGCTTCTGGCAGCAGTAGATTTTGCAAGAAAAAATAAGAAAACCATTATTCCGCTTTGTCCTTTTGCAAAAGCCAGTTTCCAAAAACACGAGGAGCTTCAGGACGTTTTAGTGAATCAGACCCAGGCGCAGTAA
- a CDS encoding (4Fe-4S)-binding protein, whose amino-acid sequence MEKHEYINGDLTVIWQPQKCIHSAVCVKMLPKVYNPKERPWIKAENASVQELKDQIDHCPSGALSYQLNKEK is encoded by the coding sequence ATGGAAAAACACGAATATATCAATGGCGACCTCACTGTTATCTGGCAGCCTCAGAAATGCATTCACTCCGCCGTGTGCGTGAAAATGCTTCCCAAAGTGTACAATCCCAAGGAAAGACCTTGGATAAAAGCAGAAAACGCTTCGGTCCAGGAGCTTAAAGATCAAATCGATCACTGTCCATCCGGAGCATTAAGTTATCAACTCAATAAAGAAAAATAA
- a CDS encoding transketolase has translation MSKSIEELKSLTTQIRRDILRMVHAVNSGHPGGSLGCTEFFTALYGKIMNYKLPFTMEGKNEDHFYLSNGHISPVFYSTLARFGFFPVEELSTFRKLNSRLQGHPTTHEGLPGVRVASGSLGQGLSVALGAAQGKKLDGDNSIVYSLHGDGELQEGQNWEAIMYAAGKKVDNIISTIDYNGRQIDGDTDQVLTLGDLHAKFEAFGWTVLEEKNGNDLEAVIAILEKAKTETGKEKPVVILLHTEMGYGVDYMMGSHAWHGKAPNDEQLATAMKQLYLEAPADY, from the coding sequence ATGAGTAAAAGTATCGAAGAGCTAAAATCTCTTACTACGCAAATCAGAAGAGACATTTTAAGAATGGTTCATGCTGTAAATTCTGGTCACCCAGGTGGAAGTTTAGGTTGTACTGAATTCTTCACAGCCCTTTACGGAAAGATAATGAACTACAAACTTCCTTTCACGATGGAAGGTAAAAATGAAGATCATTTCTACCTTTCAAACGGACACATTTCTCCGGTATTCTATTCTACTCTAGCTAGATTTGGCTTTTTCCCGGTAGAAGAACTTAGTACTTTCAGAAAATTAAATTCAAGATTGCAGGGTCACCCTACAACTCACGAAGGTCTTCCTGGTGTAAGAGTGGCTTCAGGTTCTCTTGGGCAAGGACTTTCTGTAGCTTTAGGAGCTGCTCAAGGTAAAAAATTAGACGGGGACAACTCTATCGTTTACTCTTTACACGGAGATGGAGAATTACAGGAAGGTCAGAACTGGGAAGCTATTATGTATGCTGCAGGAAAAAAAGTTGACAATATCATCTCTACAATCGACTATAATGGTCGTCAAATCGACGGTGATACAGATCAGGTACTGACTTTAGGAGATCTTCATGCAAAATTTGAAGCTTTTGGATGGACTGTTTTGGAAGAGAAAAACGGTAACGATCTTGAAGCTGTTATCGCGATTCTTGAAAAAGCAAAAACTGAAACAGGAAAAGAAAAACCAGTTGTCATTCTTCTTCATACAGAGATGGGTTACGGTGTAGATTACATGATGGGCTCTCATGCTTGGCATGGAAAAGCTCCTAACGATGAGCAATTGGCTACTGCAATGAAACAATTGTACTTAGAAGCTCCTGCGGATTATTAA
- a CDS encoding translocation/assembly module TamB domain-containing protein — translation MAKLENNNDNENKKSVAENLGNQVQKTVENVQETVKEASEFASDAIKHPLDAAQEIGKQAAKDVVSYSWWARLLLILFWFVLGVVVLAFVAINLPVTKRWAADQALQIVNRDFKADMSTESVEVDFFGDVTIKGLKVKDYKGFEFIKAKEFIANSDWFSLATNIGKHNSLSFNGLILKNADVKVITYKGDSISNFIRFTKLFDSGKKRDPNKPPFQLNSRLEILDSKVSIINQNSPGEAGKWLTATNVNLKAPKVRVNGANISAQINNFTFTTKRWGKSHFVETFSTEFSMTEDFLLLKDLTLNTDHSLLQGNIKFNLHKGSWADFTNKVKWEMNINQGSQLNGYDISYFVTNWDNFIPFNLSGDMEGPLNEFTLKNFLIRNPQVNIATKKLKAHHLLKGNFQIETNDLSTDFTYIELKKMMPSFISKKMKNFADDFGRLKYNGAAKVTPKQVYVSSGNLMTGIGQAKISNFSLTDFSTSLPKYVGYAEIKDLNTSVITKNKSVGLISGKFNINGQSFDVNTMKLSTKSQISSVEIMNKEINNVYLDGLLDHKKYNGLITVNDEQAKATIKGLIDFSTSRIFANVEANVSYLNMNYFTGKPGNQIVNGQVTGKMAMSTLNDLNLDVEANNIDFATASQRYKIPNAKLRTFLENGGRVIDVNAPGAVNGKISGKYNLADLTGMVENGLDKILVGPPPRKLYRGQNFAMNFDVEQGLVSYFMPDLKLPQGAKVEGEYDGNSNNLILNLDAASLKYVMTKVEEITEADKALAASNPSYKINDRGSIKKDSAMVDSIMVRINTANLDQQLYAKINKIEYNKNILRDITLTGKNENNTLLRISTNFKHGSPEDDAENKLKSYAINFNQSTNAAGDFVFRFEPTEIAFNDVTWRIDTDSNLDHSITYRKKTSDFEIRNLRIYSDKSSLQINESTFKSAKDFYVDAEVKDFSIEKLLDMQSGGNPMGIKGLANGTVKIRMDKNTLQPLVDMTIDDIVMNGNDMGDITISATNSFSLNVYDVDIKVASAGVLGNNNLHVTGTVNNNTSSPVIDLTAEMRDFDLAFTQQFVQSIFGNLRGKATGDLKISGKLSDLDYSGDIALKGFGLKLLFTGVDYSFDDTVIPLSKGLAILNNIEVHDGRASSQGTVSGYIRFETLSSMQVALFFNANNLLVLNSTQKDNDLFWGRVYGQGEATISGPVSALDIETSPRTPFKALNGSTFTFNSASTSNVEEFKMLRFLKENKVGEIVLEEKKKTGPNMNIDLSLDIDKGTTVNVLVGDDVGNISVKGTANNLKFQMSRQGNISMSGAYMVDNGTFISKAILNKTFQIEKGSSIRWDGDAMKPTLDITANYMRMVSNTGEYLSMSNLQPIKILLQAKITETLTNPDVELGLTALDVSSQVKEALNSKLSQDGEKVLQFGSVLLLNSFNMTTGGVGVDFAGVAESSGYNMILKQLGSALNTMSNEFQIDLNYVKGDQNSNTGDRANAGVSFELSPRVNVKTGLGIPLSKTENTDTNNFLSGEGSIEYDISKKNDGTLILRGYSKPYAIGMGTGLNANGSANQSYGVGVVWSKSFNSLFKKKKNKKEPKVESEIKTDSVKSEVK, via the coding sequence ATGGCAAAGTTAGAGAATAATAACGACAATGAGAACAAAAAATCAGTAGCTGAAAACTTAGGTAATCAGGTACAGAAAACTGTGGAAAATGTTCAGGAAACCGTAAAGGAAGCTTCTGAATTTGCCTCAGACGCTATAAAGCACCCTTTAGATGCCGCTCAGGAAATCGGGAAACAGGCTGCAAAAGATGTAGTGAGCTACTCATGGTGGGCCAGACTTCTGCTTATTTTGTTTTGGTTTGTTCTCGGAGTTGTTGTGCTTGCTTTTGTTGCAATTAATCTTCCCGTTACTAAAAGATGGGCTGCAGATCAGGCTTTACAGATCGTGAACAGAGACTTCAAAGCAGATATGTCTACAGAAAGTGTTGAGGTAGATTTTTTTGGAGATGTTACGATTAAAGGTTTAAAGGTAAAAGATTACAAAGGTTTTGAATTTATAAAAGCAAAGGAATTTATTGCCAATTCAGACTGGTTTTCATTGGCGACAAACATTGGAAAGCACAATTCTCTAAGTTTCAACGGTCTTATTCTTAAAAATGCTGATGTAAAAGTAATTACTTATAAAGGAGACAGTATTTCAAATTTTATACGATTTACCAAGTTATTTGACAGCGGAAAAAAAAGAGATCCTAATAAACCTCCTTTTCAACTCAATTCAAGGCTGGAGATTTTAGATTCTAAAGTTTCCATTATCAATCAGAATTCGCCCGGTGAAGCCGGAAAATGGCTTACTGCAACCAATGTTAACCTGAAAGCTCCCAAAGTAAGAGTTAACGGAGCCAATATTTCTGCACAGATCAACAATTTTACATTCACCACCAAAAGATGGGGCAAATCCCATTTTGTAGAAACTTTTTCTACGGAATTCTCTATGACGGAAGATTTTCTGTTGCTGAAAGATTTAACTCTGAATACAGATCATTCTTTATTACAGGGAAATATTAAATTTAATTTACATAAAGGTTCGTGGGCCGATTTTACCAACAAAGTAAAATGGGAAATGAATATCAATCAGGGAAGTCAGCTCAACGGGTATGATATCAGTTATTTTGTGACAAATTGGGATAATTTCATTCCTTTCAATCTTTCCGGTGATATGGAAGGTCCTTTAAATGAGTTTACCTTAAAGAATTTTCTGATCAGGAATCCTCAGGTAAATATTGCCACCAAAAAACTGAAAGCGCATCATCTCCTGAAAGGAAATTTCCAGATTGAAACCAATGATCTTTCTACCGACTTTACTTATATAGAACTGAAAAAAATGATGCCTTCTTTCATTTCCAAAAAAATGAAAAATTTTGCAGATGATTTCGGACGGCTGAAATATAATGGAGCGGCTAAAGTAACTCCAAAACAGGTCTATGTATCTTCGGGAAATCTGATGACCGGAATAGGACAGGCGAAAATCTCAAACTTTTCATTGACGGATTTTAGTACATCACTGCCTAAATATGTAGGATATGCAGAGATAAAAGACTTAAATACTTCTGTGATTACCAAGAACAAATCTGTCGGTTTGATATCAGGTAAATTTAACATCAATGGACAGAGCTTTGATGTCAATACCATGAAGTTGAGTACAAAATCTCAGATTTCAAGTGTTGAGATTATGAATAAAGAAATCAACAATGTGTATCTGGATGGTTTGCTGGATCATAAAAAATATAACGGGTTAATTACAGTTAATGATGAGCAGGCTAAAGCAACCATAAAAGGTTTAATAGATTTCAGTACCTCAAGAATTTTTGCTAATGTAGAGGCGAATGTGAGTTATTTAAACATGAATTACTTCACAGGTAAGCCAGGAAACCAAATTGTAAACGGTCAGGTTACCGGAAAAATGGCAATGTCTACTTTAAACGACCTAAATCTTGATGTAGAAGCTAATAATATAGATTTTGCAACCGCAAGCCAGCGATATAAGATTCCTAATGCAAAGCTGAGAACATTCTTGGAAAATGGCGGAAGGGTAATCGATGTGAATGCTCCGGGAGCTGTAAATGGTAAGATTTCTGGAAAATATAATCTGGCAGATCTTACAGGTATGGTTGAAAATGGATTAGATAAAATATTGGTAGGTCCGCCACCTAGAAAACTATACAGAGGTCAGAATTTCGCTATGAATTTTGATGTGGAGCAAGGCCTGGTAAGCTATTTTATGCCGGATCTAAAATTACCGCAGGGAGCTAAAGTGGAGGGAGAATATGATGGAAATTCCAATAATTTAATCTTAAATCTTGATGCAGCTTCTCTGAAGTATGTAATGACAAAAGTAGAGGAAATAACGGAAGCAGATAAAGCTTTGGCTGCATCCAATCCTTCTTACAAAATTAATGACAGGGGAAGTATTAAGAAAGACAGTGCTATGGTCGATAGCATCATGGTGAGGATTAATACGGCCAATCTTGATCAGCAGCTGTATGCTAAAATCAATAAAATAGAATACAATAAAAATATACTTCGGGATATTACTTTAACCGGTAAAAACGAAAACAATACCTTGCTCAGAATCTCAACCAACTTCAAGCATGGAAGTCCTGAAGATGATGCGGAAAATAAATTGAAAAGCTATGCGATCAATTTTAATCAGTCTACGAATGCCGCAGGTGATTTTGTGTTCCGGTTTGAGCCTACTGAAATTGCGTTCAATGATGTCACTTGGAGAATAGATACGGATTCCAATTTGGATCATTCAATTACATACAGGAAAAAAACATCGGATTTTGAAATAAGAAATTTGAGAATTTACTCTGATAAAAGCTCATTGCAAATTAATGAGTCAACATTCAAGTCCGCAAAAGATTTTTATGTAGATGCGGAAGTGAAAGATTTTTCTATTGAGAAACTCCTGGATATGCAGTCCGGAGGAAATCCTATGGGAATAAAGGGACTTGCCAATGGTACTGTTAAGATCCGGATGGACAAGAATACGCTGCAGCCTCTTGTAGATATGACAATAGATGATATTGTGATGAATGGAAATGATATGGGAGATATTACCATATCGGCAACTAACAGCTTTTCTTTAAACGTCTATGATGTCGATATAAAAGTAGCTTCTGCGGGAGTATTGGGAAATAATAATCTGCATGTCACAGGAACAGTCAATAACAATACTTCATCTCCTGTTATAGATCTTACAGCAGAGATGAGGGATTTTGATCTTGCGTTTACCCAACAGTTTGTACAATCTATTTTTGGAAACCTGCGGGGGAAAGCAACTGGAGATCTTAAAATAAGCGGAAAGCTGAGCGATTTAGATTATAGTGGAGATATTGCATTAAAAGGATTTGGATTGAAGCTCTTATTTACAGGGGTCGATTATTCTTTTGATGATACGGTAATTCCTTTATCTAAAGGTTTAGCTATTCTTAATAATATTGAAGTTCATGATGGAAGAGCAAGCTCTCAGGGAACAGTTTCCGGGTATATCCGTTTTGAAACCTTATCTTCAATGCAGGTCGCTTTGTTCTTTAATGCCAATAACCTTCTGGTTCTGAACTCTACTCAAAAAGATAATGATCTGTTTTGGGGTAGGGTATATGGACAAGGGGAAGCCACGATTTCCGGACCTGTTTCAGCATTAGATATTGAAACCAGCCCGCGAACTCCGTTTAAAGCACTGAACGGAAGTACATTTACCTTTAACTCAGCTTCTACAAGCAATGTGGAAGAATTTAAAATGCTTAGGTTTTTAAAGGAAAATAAAGTGGGTGAAATTGTACTGGAAGAAAAAAAGAAAACCGGACCGAATATGAATATCGATTTAAGTCTTGATATTGATAAAGGTACTACCGTAAACGTATTGGTAGGAGATGATGTCGGAAATATTTCAGTAAAAGGAACTGCGAATAACCTGAAATTCCAGATGAGCAGACAGGGAAATATTTCTATGAGTGGTGCTTATATGGTGGATAATGGAACCTTTATCTCTAAAGCAATTCTTAATAAAACCTTCCAGATAGAAAAAGGAAGCAGCATTCGTTGGGATGGGGATGCGATGAAGCCTACTTTGGATATTACCGCAAATTATATGAGAATGGTTTCCAATACGGGAGAATATCTTAGTATGAGTAATCTTCAGCCGATTAAAATTCTTCTTCAGGCCAAGATTACCGAAACATTAACAAATCCTGATGTTGAATTGGGATTAACAGCACTGGATGTTTCCAGTCAGGTAAAAGAAGCTTTAAACAGTAAGCTAAGCCAGGATGGTGAAAAAGTGTTGCAGTTTGGTTCTGTTCTCTTACTGAATAGCTTTAATATGACTACTGGAGGAGTAGGAGTCGATTTTGCAGGAGTTGCCGAAAGTTCCGGCTATAATATGATCTTAAAACAATTGGGTTCTGCATTGAATACGATGAGTAATGAATTCCAGATTGATTTGAATTATGTAAAAGGAGATCAAAACTCCAATACAGGGGACAGAGCGAATGCGGGAGTTAGCTTTGAACTTTCACCGAGAGTAAACGTAAAAACAGGTCTTGGAATTCCACTTTCTAAGACAGAGAATACGGATACCAACAATTTCTTATCAGGAGAAGGTTCAATAGAATATGACATTTCCAAGAAAAATGATGGAACATTAATATTGAGAGGATATTCAAAACCATACGCTATAGGAATGGGAACCGGACTCAATGCAAATGGCTCAGCAAATCAATCATATGGAGTAGGGGTTGTTTGGAGTAAAAGTTTTAATTCTCTATTTAAAAAGAAAAAGAATAAAAAAGAGCCGAAAGTTGAAAGTGAAATAAAAACAGATTCTGTAAAATCAGAGGTTAAATAA
- a CDS encoding AsnC family transcriptional regulator, whose protein sequence is MNYQLDEIDKKILDFLVENTRMPFTEIAKQMDVSAGTIHVRVKKMEDAGIILGSSLNIDYGKLDYHFTAFIGILLTKSNRTQEVLKELTSIPNVIEASVISGKYNIFCKVRAKNTEDAKRIIYQIDDIQDVMRTESMISMEEYLSDKNRLINAISI, encoded by the coding sequence ATGAACTATCAACTGGACGAAATAGACAAGAAAATTCTTGATTTCTTAGTAGAAAATACAAGAATGCCTTTTACGGAGATTGCAAAACAGATGGATGTTTCTGCTGGAACAATTCACGTAAGAGTGAAAAAAATGGAAGATGCAGGTATTATTTTGGGATCATCTCTTAACATTGATTACGGAAAGTTAGACTATCACTTCACTGCTTTCATCGGAATTCTTTTGACAAAATCAAACCGTACACAAGAGGTATTGAAAGAATTAACAAGTATTCCTAATGTAATTGAAGCAAGTGTTATTTCAGGGAAATATAATATTTTCTGTAAAGTAAGAGCTAAAAATACAGAAGATGCGAAAAGAATCATTTATCAAATAGATGATATTCAGGATGTAATGAGAACTGAAAGTATGATTTCTATGGAAGAGTACCTAAGTGACAAAAACAGATTGATCAACGCGATATCTATCTAA
- a CDS encoding OsmC family protein, whose product MAVTVKASLGKEKYYTEVVAGENTLITDEPVDKGGQNKGFNPFEILATSLASCTAATLRMYIERKEWDVEKINVEVELENFPLTKRAVFKRAITFEGTDLDEEQLKRLHTIADACPVHKILTNEIEILTKFS is encoded by the coding sequence ATGGCAGTCACTGTAAAAGCAAGTTTAGGAAAAGAAAAATATTATACAGAAGTTGTCGCTGGTGAAAATACTTTAATCACTGATGAACCGGTGGATAAAGGTGGACAAAATAAAGGTTTCAATCCATTTGAAATATTAGCAACTTCTCTGGCAAGCTGTACAGCAGCTACTCTGAGAATGTATATAGAAAGAAAAGAGTGGGATGTCGAAAAAATAAATGTAGAAGTAGAACTGGAAAATTTTCCTTTAACCAAAAGAGCTGTTTTCAAAAGAGCGATTACTTTTGAAGGCACAGATCTTGATGAGGAGCAATTAAAAAGACTGCATACTATTGCAGACGCTTGTCCTGTCCATAAAATATTAACAAACGAAATAGAAATACTAACCAAATTCTCTTAA